From Orcinus orca chromosome 3, mOrcOrc1.1, whole genome shotgun sequence, a single genomic window includes:
- the CALR gene encoding calreticulin, with protein sequence MLLPVLVLLGLLGLGAAEPAVYFKEQFLDGDGWTERWLESKHKPDFGKFVLSSGKFYGDQEKDKGLQTSQDARFYALSARFEPFSNKGQTLVVQFTVKHEQNIDCGGGYVKLFPDGLDQTDMHGDSEYNIMFGPDICGPGTKKVHVIFNYKGKNVLINKDIRCKDDEFTHLYTLIVRPDNTYEVKIDNSQVESGSLEDDWDFLPPKKIKDPDAAKPEDWDERAKVDDPTDSKPEDWDKPEHIPDPDAKKPEDWDEEMDGEWEPPVIQNPEYKGEWKPRQIDNPDYKGIWIHPEIDNPEYSPDSNIYAYENFAVLGLDLWQVKSGTIFDNFLITNDEAYAEEFGNETWGVTKAAEKQMKDKQDEEQRLKEEEEEKKRKEEEEADKEEEEDKDEDEEDEDEKEEEDEEDAAAGQAKDEL encoded by the exons ATGCTGCTACCCGTGCTGGTGCTGCTCGGCCTTCTTGGCCTGGGCGCTGCTGAACCCGCCGTTTACTTCAAGGAGCAGTTTCTGGACGGAG ACGGATGGACCGAGCGCTGGCTCGAATCCAAACACAAACCAGATTTTGGCAAATTCGTTCTCAGTTCCGGCAAGTTCTACGGTGACCAGGAGAAAGATAAAG GGCTGCAGACAAGCCAGGATGCCCGGTTTTATGCTCTGTCGGCCAGATTCGAGCCCTTCTCCAATAAGGGTCAAACACTGGTGGTGCAGTTCACCGTGAAACACGAACAGAACATCGACTGTGGGGGCGGCTACGTGAAGCTATTTCCAGATGGTCTGGACCAGACAGACATGCATGGAGACTCTGAATACAACATCATGTTTG GCCCGGACATCTGTGGTCCTGGCACCAAGAAGGTTCATGTCATCTTCAACTACAAGGGCAAGAACGTGCTGATCAACAAGGATATCCGTTGCAAG GACGATGAATTCACACACCTGTACACGCTGATTGTGCGGCCTGATAATACCTATGAGGTAAAGATTGACAACAGCCAGGTGGAGTCAGGCTCTCTGGAGGACGATTGGGATTTCTTGCCTCCCAAGAAGATAAAGGATCCTGATGCTGCAAAGCCTGAGGACTGGGACGAGCGAGCCAAGGTTGATGACCCTACGGACTCCAAGCCTGAG GACTGGGACAAGCCTGAGCACATTCCTGACCCAGATGCTAAGAAGCCCGAGGACTGGGATGAAGAGATGGACGGAGAGTGGGAACCACCAGTGATTCAGAACCCAGAGTACAAG GGTGAGTGGAAGCCCCGACAGATTGACAACCCAGATTACAAGGGCATTTGGATCCACCCAGAGATCGACAACCCTGAGTATTCCCCTGATAGCAACATCTACGCCTATGAAAACTTTGCTGTACTGGGCTTGGATCTATGGCAG GTCAAGTCTGGCACCATCTTTGACAACTTCCTCATCACCAACGACGAAGCATATGCTGAGGAGTTTGGCAACGAGACATGGGGTGTTACGAAG GcagcagaaaaacaaatgaaggacaAGCAAGACGAAGAGCAGAGgctaaaggaggaggaggaggagaagaagcgcaaggaagaggaggaggcagacaaggaagaggaggaggacaaGGATGAGGATGAGGAGGATGAGGacgagaaagaggaagaggacgaGGAAGACGCTGCCGCTGGCCAGGCCAAGGATGAGCTGTAG